One Aegilops tauschii subsp. strangulata cultivar AL8/78 chromosome 7, Aet v6.0, whole genome shotgun sequence genomic window carries:
- the LOC109758710 gene encoding uncharacterized protein: MLTAGFKNEVSNKLNAEPTLEFAVVQDADRLDAIGAIGVARCFTYGGSKNSALHDPNVLPRDNLSKEKYMSKEEKQTSINHFHEKLFKLKDMIKTEAGKKRAEKRHKFMENFVAEFYEEWSGRA, from the exons ATGTTAACTGCAGGGTTCAAAAACGAGGTTTCAAATAAGCTTAATGCGGAGCCCACTCTTGAGTTTGCAGTCGTGCAAGATGCAGATCGTCTGGATGCAATTGGTGCGATTG GTGTTGCAAGATGTTTTACATATGGAGGGAGCAAGAACAGTGCATTGCATGATCCTAACGTACTTCCACGGGATAATTTGTCAAAGGAGAAGTATATGTCCAAGGAGGAGAAGCAAACATCAATTAATCATTTCCATGAGAAACTTTTTAAGTTGAAGGACATGATAAAGACCGAG GCTGGGAAAAAGAGAGCAGAGAAAAGGCACAAGTTCATGGAGAATTTTGTGGCTGAATTCTATGAAGAGTGGAGTGGCAGGGCTTGA
- the LOC109758709 gene encoding cytochrome P450 86B1, giving the protein MGAMDALISSGAHNATTAPFIGAGGLASLLPQVQTVEVLVAVSIFVAIHSLRQRRSLGLPSWPVVGMLPSLLLGVRGDMYEWITGVLKARGGTFTFCGPWFTNLHCVVTADPRNLEHLLKTKFGNFPKGPYFRDTVRDLLGDGIFGADDEVWRQQRKAASLEFHSAEFRALTASSLVELVHRRLLPVLAETEAAGAAVDLQDVLLRLTFDNVCMIAFGADPGCLQKGLPEIPFARAFEDATEATIVRFVTPTAVWRGMRALGVGHERVLRRSLAGVDEFAYDVIRKRREELAAAAATGHEEAAGGLRRADLLTIFTKMRGADGAPAYSDKFLRDICVNFILAGRDTSSVALAWFFWLLSKNRGVEAKILQEVEGIVAARGRCGEVEEELVFQPEEVKRMEYLHAALSEALRLYPSVPVDHKEVVEDEVFPDGTVLKKGTKVIYAMYSMGRMESIWGEDCREYRPERWLKDGRFMGESAYKFTAFNGGPRLCLGKDFAYYQMKFAAASILRRYRVDVVQGHPVAPKLALTLFMKHGLKVTLAKRDDKAKLRTTSASSGVPQVVVCSLQ; this is encoded by the exons ATGGGCGCCATGGACGCGCTCATTTCGAGCGGCGCGCACAACGCCACCACAGCCCCGTTCATCGGCGCCGGCGGCCTCGCCAGCCTGCTCCCACAGGTGCAGACGGTGGAGGTGCTCGTCGCCGTTTCCATCTTCGTGGCCATCCACTCGCTGCGGCAGCGGCGCTCGCTGGGCCTCCCGTCGTGGCCGGTGGTCGGCATGCTCCCGTCCCTCCTCCTCGGCGTCCGGGGCGACATGTACGAGTGGATCACGGGCGTCCTCAAGGCGCGCGGCGGCACGTTCACGTTCTGCGGGCCGTGGTTCACCAACCTGCACTGCGTGGTCACCGCCGACCCGCGGAACCTGGAGCACCTGCTCAAGACCAAGTTCGGCAACTTCCCCAAGGGCCCCTACTTCCGCGACACCGTGCGCGACCTCCTCGGCGACGGCATCTTCGGGGCCGACGACGAGGTGTGGCGGCAGCAGCGCAAGGCGGCCAGCCTCGAGTTCCACTCCGCCGAGTTCCGCGCGCTCACGGCGAGCTCGCTGGTGGAGCTCGTGCACCGGCGGCTGCTGCCCGTGCTGGCCGAGACCGAGGCGGCCGGCGCGGCCGTGGACCTGCAGGACGTGCTCCTCCGCCTCACGTTCGACAACGTGTGCATGATCGCCTTCGGCGCCGACCCCGGGTGCCTCCAGAAGGGCCTCCCGGAGATCCCGTTCGCCCGCGCGTTCGAGGACGCCACCGAGGCCACCATCGTGCGCTTCGTCACGCCCACCGCGGTGTGGCGCGGGATGCGCGCCCTCGGCGTGGGCCACGAGCGCGTGCTCCGGCGGTCGCTGGCCGGCGTCGACGAGTTCGCGTACGACGTGATCAGGAAGCGCAGGGAGGAGCTCGCCGCAGCCGCGGCAACCGGCCACGAGGAGGCCGCCGGCGGGCTCCGTCGGGCCGACCTGCTGACCATCTTCACCAAGATGCGCGGCGCCGACGGCGCCCCCGCCTACTCGGACAAGTTCCTCCGCGACATCTGCGTCAACTTCATCCTGGCCGGGCGCGACACGTCGTCCGTGGCGCTGGCGTGGTTCTTCTGGCTGCTCAGCAAGAACCGCGGCGTGGAGGCCAAGATCCTGCAGGAGGTcgagggcatcgtggcggcgcgGGGTCGCTGtggggaggtggaggaggagctGGTGTTCCAGCCGGAGGAGGTGAAGCGGATGGAGTACCTCCACGCCGCGCTCTCCGAGGCGCTCCGGCTCTACCCGTCCGTCCCCGTCGACCACAAGGAG GTTGTGGAGGACGAGGTGTTCCCCGACGGCACGGTGCTGAAGAAGGGCACCAAGGTGATCTACGCCATGTACTCCATGGGGAGGATGGAGAGCATCTGGGGGGAGGACTGCAGGGAGTACAGGCCGGAGCGGTGGCTCAAGGACGGCCGCTTCATGGGCGAGTCCGCCTACAAGTTCACCGCCTTCAACGGCGGCCCGCGCCTCTGCCTCGGCAAGGACTTCGCCTACTACCAGATGAAgttcgccgccgcctccatcctcCGCCGCTACCGCGTCGACGTCGTCCAGGGACACCCGGTGGCGCCCAAGCTGGCGCTCACGCTCTTCATGAAGCATGGCCTCAAGGTGACGCTGGCCAAGAGGGACGACAAGGCCAAGCTCCGAACCACATCAGCCTCGTCTGGTGTTCCCCAAGTGGTGGTGTGCTCTCTCCAGTGA